A window from Prochlorococcus marinus CUG1435 encodes these proteins:
- a CDS encoding SAM-dependent methyltransferase: protein MNSLPANNPDWLVKKIIKMGGTISFYDFMNFALNDPINGYYGSGKAELGVRGDFVTSPSLSDDFAFLVGKQIEDWLIQFKNSFLSNQKLAVIEFGAGDGSFMSGLIKYFLENNKNFLEGVSFVVIEPNEGMVEKQKNKLKGFLNLGIDILWKRLEEVEENNINGIVLANEVLDALPVERITFSKGKLLRQVVSIDKKSHKLFFDEMPITSELEKSIALAKSELGITIPPEDAIEGWTTEWHIDNSKWLKAIYGKINNGILLIIDYAKEAKKYYTSKNSDGTIVSYENQKMKNDVLDSPGNCDLTSHVCIETLINDAETLGFDTVGITKQGEALLALGLAERLYGIQKEFKEDLSNALLRREALLRLVDPVCLGDFKWFVFKKLNEKKMNINSTCLR, encoded by the coding sequence ATGAATAGCTTACCCGCGAATAATCCAGATTGGTTAGTAAAAAAAATAATAAAAATGGGTGGGACTATAAGTTTTTATGATTTTATGAATTTCGCATTAAACGATCCTATTAATGGTTATTACGGCAGCGGTAAAGCTGAGTTAGGCGTTCGAGGAGATTTTGTCACATCACCCTCTTTATCTGATGATTTTGCTTTTTTGGTTGGTAAACAAATAGAAGATTGGTTGATTCAGTTCAAAAATAGTTTTTTATCTAATCAGAAATTAGCTGTAATTGAATTTGGAGCAGGAGATGGAAGCTTTATGAGTGGATTAATTAAATATTTTTTAGAAAATAACAAGAATTTTTTGGAAGGAGTTTCTTTTGTAGTTATTGAACCTAATGAAGGGATGGTAGAAAAACAAAAAAATAAATTGAAGGGATTTTTAAACCTAGGTATTGATATTTTATGGAAACGTTTGGAAGAAGTAGAAGAAAATAATATAAATGGAATAGTTCTTGCAAATGAGGTTTTAGATGCTTTGCCAGTAGAAAGAATAACCTTTTCAAAAGGAAAATTACTACGACAAGTAGTTTCTATAGACAAAAAATCTCATAAATTATTTTTTGATGAAATGCCAATTACAAGTGAATTGGAAAAAAGTATTGCACTTGCTAAAAGTGAGTTGGGAATCACTATTCCGCCTGAAGATGCTATTGAAGGATGGACGACAGAATGGCATATAGATAACTCAAAATGGTTAAAAGCTATTTATGGAAAAATTAATAATGGTATTTTATTGATAATTGATTACGCTAAAGAAGCTAAAAAATACTACACCTCTAAGAATTCTGATGGTACTATAGTTTCTTATGAAAATCAAAAAATGAAGAATGATGTCTTGGATTCTCCTGGGAATTGCGATTTAACATCTCATGTGTGCATAGAAACTTTAATTAATGATGCTGAGACTCTTGGATTTGATACTGTTGGGATAACTAAACAAGGAGAGGCTTTGTTGGCACTTGGATTGGCAGAGAGACTTTACGGGATTCAGAAAGAATTTAAGGAGGATTTATCAAATGCCCTTTTAAGAAGAGAGGCATTACTCAGACTCGTTGATCCTGTTTGTTTAGGTGATTTTAAGTGGTTTGTCTTTAAAAAGCTTAATGAGAAGAAAATGAATATAAATTCAACCTGTTTGCGTTAA
- a CDS encoding 3-dehydroquinate synthase, with product MNKRKILVPLGDKSYEVTLEAGILNNISEELLKIGITKNRKILVISNEEISNLYGEKFLNNLKDNKFQAKIFLIKAGESYKNLKTLSEIYDVAFEFGLDRNSIIIALGGGIVGDVSGFAAATWLRGIEYIQIPTTLLSMVDSSVGGKTGVNHPKGKNLIGAFNQPKAVFIDPETLKSLPKREFSAGMAEVIKYGVIRDKKLFEYLEIEKNKNELINLENEYLIKIIDSSIKTKSHIVSQDEHENGVRAILNYGHSFGHVIENLCGYGKFLHGEAISIGMNIAGKIAIEKGLWSKEELERQRNLLKSYDLPTEIPKINNEEVLTILMGDKKVRDGKMRFILPKEIGAVDIYDDVEDSLFLKFFS from the coding sequence GTGAATAAGAGAAAAATATTAGTCCCATTAGGTGATAAGTCATACGAAGTAACTCTAGAAGCAGGGATACTGAATAATATTAGCGAAGAACTTTTAAAAATTGGAATAACAAAGAATAGAAAAATACTTGTGATTTCAAATGAAGAAATATCAAATTTGTATGGAGAAAAATTTTTAAATAATTTAAAAGATAATAAATTTCAGGCCAAAATATTCCTTATCAAGGCTGGAGAATCATATAAAAACTTAAAAACCTTAAGTGAAATATATGATGTGGCATTTGAATTTGGCTTAGATAGAAATTCAATAATTATTGCCCTTGGAGGAGGAATTGTTGGAGATGTAAGTGGTTTCGCAGCTGCGACTTGGCTGAGAGGCATCGAATATATTCAGATTCCAACAACATTATTATCAATGGTTGATTCATCTGTGGGAGGTAAAACAGGAGTAAATCATCCAAAAGGTAAGAATTTAATTGGAGCGTTCAATCAACCTAAAGCAGTTTTTATTGATCCAGAAACTTTGAAAAGTTTGCCCAAAAGAGAATTTAGTGCCGGCATGGCCGAAGTAATAAAATACGGAGTAATAAGAGATAAAAAACTTTTCGAATACTTAGAAATTGAAAAAAACAAGAATGAGCTTATAAATCTCGAGAATGAATATCTAATTAAAATAATTGATAGTTCAATAAAAACAAAGTCTCATATTGTTTCGCAAGACGAACATGAAAATGGTGTTAGAGCAATATTGAATTATGGTCATTCTTTTGGTCACGTTATTGAAAATTTATGTGGATACGGCAAATTTCTACATGGTGAGGCAATATCAATTGGTATGAATATTGCGGGGAAAATAGCAATTGAGAAAGGGTTATGGTCTAAAGAAGAATTAGAGAGACAGAGGAATCTTTTGAAGAGTTACGATCTTCCTACCGAGATCCCTAAAATAAATAACGAAGAGGTCCTAACAATACTTATGGGCGACAAGAAAGTTCGTGATGGCAAAATGAGATTTATATTACCGAAAGAAATTGGTGCTGTTGATATATATGATGACGTAGAAGATTCATTATTTTTAAAGTTTTTTTCTTAA
- the nadA gene encoding quinolinate synthase NadA codes for MISEIKERCKKANAIILAHYYQAPEIQEIADFIGDSLDLSRKAANNNADIIIFCGVHFMAETAKILSPNKTVLLPDIDAGCSLADDCPSDKFQKFREENPDHYVVSYINCTAEVKAQSDLICTSSNAVSLIKKIPEDKKIIFAPDQNLGRWVQKNSGRDLKLWPGSCIVHESFSEEALLKLKYQNPGSKVIAHPECSQNLLLLSDFIGSTSKLLDFVSKDPSTTFMVLTEPGIIHQMKKKQPNKIFIEVPDIEGCKCNECPYMKLNTLKKILDCLKHNSPSIELDPEIIKKAYIPIKRMLDMSN; via the coding sequence TTGATTTCTGAAATAAAGGAGCGTTGCAAAAAAGCTAATGCAATTATTCTTGCGCACTATTATCAAGCTCCAGAGATTCAGGAAATTGCAGATTTTATTGGCGATTCATTAGATCTATCTAGGAAAGCTGCAAATAATAATGCAGATATAATAATTTTTTGCGGTGTGCACTTTATGGCCGAAACCGCAAAAATACTTAGCCCTAATAAAACAGTCCTATTACCAGATATTGACGCAGGATGCTCATTAGCAGACGATTGTCCCTCAGATAAATTTCAAAAGTTCAGGGAAGAAAATCCAGATCACTATGTCGTAAGTTATATCAATTGTACTGCGGAAGTAAAAGCTCAAAGTGATCTGATATGTACAAGCAGTAATGCAGTCTCGTTAATTAAAAAGATACCTGAAGATAAAAAGATAATATTTGCACCAGATCAGAATCTTGGGAGATGGGTACAAAAAAATTCAGGAAGAGATCTTAAATTATGGCCTGGCAGCTGTATTGTTCATGAATCATTTAGTGAAGAAGCACTACTAAAACTAAAATACCAGAATCCAGGATCAAAAGTAATTGCTCATCCTGAATGTAGTCAAAATTTACTACTTCTATCGGACTTTATTGGATCAACAAGTAAACTGCTTGATTTCGTAAGTAAAGATCCATCGACAACCTTCATGGTATTAACTGAACCCGGAATCATACATCAAATGAAGAAGAAACAACCTAACAAAATTTTTATTGAAGTACCAGATATAGAAGGTTGTAAATGTAATGAGTGTCCATATATGAAATTAAATACTTTAAAAAAAATCCTCGATTGCTTGAAACATAATTCCCCTTCTATCGAACTTGACCCAGAAATTATAAAAAAAGCCTATATACCAATAAAGAGAATGTTGGATATGAGTAATTAA
- a CDS encoding 5-(carboxyamino)imidazole ribonucleotide synthase: MSFKKNIKDIKKNYSLGIIGGGQLALMLTEAAKKRDLEVCVQTKSCDDPAGSKADHVIQADPLKIRGNKSLINECEKIIFENEWIKIDKLNLIDNKDIFVPSLNAIKPLVDRFSQKKLIDRMNIPCPKWISIEDFKNLSEEEINNWTFPLMAKSNKGGYDGKGNKKIKTKEELDSFLTDNISNEWLIEEWIEYEKELALVGSRDRTGKIRFFPIVETFQSNHVCDWVLAPGSNEYDLNLFAINIFSSIVNELNYVGVLAIEFFYGDNGLLINEIAPRTHNSAHFSIEACTSSQFDQYVCISSEIMPPEIKMNCEGAIMINLLGLKKNFPISMETRIKMLSEIEGSNIHCYGKSREILGRKMAHITFLLNGKTHSERYDEAQILLTMVRDIWPSPNA; encoded by the coding sequence ATGAGTTTTAAAAAAAATATAAAAGATATTAAGAAAAATTATTCCCTAGGAATAATTGGAGGTGGTCAACTGGCATTGATGTTAACCGAGGCAGCAAAAAAAAGAGATTTAGAAGTATGTGTGCAAACAAAATCTTGTGATGATCCTGCTGGTTCAAAAGCAGATCATGTCATACAAGCTGATCCTTTAAAGATAAGAGGTAATAAATCATTAATTAATGAGTGTGAAAAAATAATTTTTGAAAATGAATGGATAAAAATTGATAAATTAAATTTAATTGACAATAAAGATATTTTTGTTCCAAGCCTTAATGCAATTAAGCCATTAGTAGATAGGTTTTCTCAAAAAAAATTAATAGACAGAATGAATATTCCCTGCCCAAAATGGATAAGTATTGAAGATTTTAAAAATCTCTCGGAAGAGGAAATCAATAATTGGACTTTTCCTTTAATGGCAAAATCCAATAAAGGTGGATATGACGGTAAAGGGAACAAAAAAATAAAAACAAAAGAAGAGTTAGATTCTTTTTTAACAGATAATATTTCTAATGAATGGTTAATAGAAGAATGGATAGAGTATGAAAAAGAACTAGCTCTTGTTGGTTCGAGAGATAGGACTGGTAAGATAAGATTCTTTCCAATAGTTGAGACGTTCCAATCAAACCATGTATGTGATTGGGTTCTTGCACCTGGATCAAATGAATATGATTTGAACTTATTTGCAATAAATATTTTCTCTTCAATAGTCAATGAACTTAATTACGTTGGAGTTTTAGCTATTGAATTCTTTTATGGAGATAATGGTCTTTTAATTAATGAAATAGCTCCTAGAACACATAACTCAGCTCATTTCTCAATTGAAGCTTGCACTTCAAGTCAGTTTGATCAATATGTTTGCATTTCTTCTGAGATAATGCCACCTGAAATTAAAATGAACTGTGAAGGTGCAATTATGATAAATCTACTGGGGTTAAAAAAGAATTTCCCAATCTCAATGGAAACCAGAATTAAAATGTTATCTGAAATTGAGGGTTCTAATATTCATTGTTATGGCAAATCTCGCGAAATTCTGGGAAGAAAAATGGCTCACATCACATTTTTATTAAATGGTAAAACGCATTCAGAAAGATATGATGAAGCTCAAATTTTATTAACTATGGTAAGAGACATTTGGCCATCTCCAAATGCATAA
- a CDS encoding TIGR04168 family protein: MVGDCHGQWSELDLKVLSIINPNIVLFVGDISDGSVKIIKKINEIKIPTFVILGNHDRGKDSTGETLSKQIRVLGEKYCAWDLKVFNNQINLLSARPCSSGGGYYLSKEVKGVYGPITEQDSINKIIKCSEKALEDIPLIIMSHAGPSGLGSEPKSICGKDWKLPSLDWGDRDLSVAISQIQKKRKVDLVIFGHMHNRLKRNLGLREMFKIDRKGTIYFNTALVPRYKTDEDGKLLINFSWIEFKKKGLSHVSHRWYSESGEIREEDKFFED, translated from the coding sequence ATTGTTGGTGACTGTCATGGTCAATGGTCTGAACTAGACTTGAAAGTTTTATCGATTATCAATCCAAATATTGTTTTATTTGTTGGTGATATTTCTGATGGGAGTGTCAAAATAATTAAAAAAATCAATGAGATCAAAATTCCTACTTTTGTGATTTTAGGAAATCATGATAGAGGGAAAGATTCCACAGGGGAAACTCTCTCAAAGCAGATACGTGTTCTTGGTGAAAAATATTGTGCATGGGATTTAAAAGTTTTTAATAATCAAATAAATTTATTGTCTGCTAGACCATGTAGTTCTGGCGGCGGCTATTATCTTTCCAAAGAAGTTAAAGGTGTTTATGGACCTATCACCGAACAAGATTCAATAAATAAAATTATCAAATGTTCGGAAAAGGCTTTAGAAGATATACCTTTAATAATTATGTCTCATGCTGGCCCCTCGGGTTTAGGCTCAGAACCTAAAAGCATTTGTGGGAAAGACTGGAAATTACCCTCATTAGATTGGGGAGATAGAGATTTGTCTGTGGCTATTTCTCAAATACAAAAGAAAAGAAAAGTTGATCTTGTAATTTTTGGTCATATGCACAACCGACTTAAAAGAAATCTTGGTTTAAGAGAAATGTTTAAAATTGATAGGAAAGGAACAATTTATTTCAATACTGCTTTGGTGCCAAGATATAAAACTGATGAAGATGGGAAATTACTAATTAACTTTTCATGGATTGAGTTTAAAAAAAAGGGATTAAGTCATGTTTCTCATCGATGGTATTCAGAGTCTGGTGAAATTCGTGAAGAAGATAAATTTTTTGAGGATTAG
- a CDS encoding TPM domain-containing protein, which translates to MPSKINYLLGIFLSILVLISHKPVFAINNPNLLPEEKTPVIDLAKTLSPNQKKSLEEKLNNLEIESGWKIKYLSQFESSPGSAIKDYWDLDETSLLIVADPRGGNLLNFNVGEAYFNFMPRLFWVELQTRFGNQYYVKDHGEDGAVLDAIDSVKICLERGGCQVVPGLPKEQYIWTLCTSILGGLVAGFASAPRKEGQIISIGFLALLSPLWGMLFGIFGLAPIISRTNDLLPLFKNGLAFTAAGIAGYILSQTLFSRYEKPKNN; encoded by the coding sequence ATGCCTTCAAAGATTAACTATTTATTAGGAATATTTCTATCTATATTAGTTTTAATTTCACATAAACCCGTTTTCGCTATAAATAATCCAAATCTCTTACCAGAAGAAAAAACACCAGTAATTGATTTAGCTAAAACATTAAGCCCTAATCAGAAAAAATCTTTAGAGGAAAAGCTCAATAATCTAGAAATTGAAAGTGGTTGGAAAATTAAATATTTATCTCAGTTTGAAAGTTCTCCTGGTAGTGCAATAAAGGACTATTGGGATTTAGATGAGACAAGTTTGTTGATAGTTGCGGATCCTAGAGGGGGAAATTTGCTGAACTTTAACGTCGGAGAGGCTTATTTTAATTTTATGCCAAGGTTATTTTGGGTTGAACTTCAAACAAGATTTGGCAACCAATACTATGTTAAAGATCACGGTGAGGATGGTGCAGTATTAGATGCAATTGATTCAGTAAAGATTTGCCTGGAAAGAGGAGGATGCCAAGTTGTCCCTGGCCTACCCAAAGAGCAATATATCTGGACTTTATGTACATCGATTCTTGGAGGTTTAGTAGCAGGTTTTGCATCTGCTCCAAGAAAAGAAGGTCAAATCATATCAATTGGATTTTTAGCTCTTCTTTCTCCTTTATGGGGAATGTTATTTGGAATCTTTGGTTTGGCACCGATAATATCCAGAACAAATGATTTATTACCTTTATTTAAAAATGGTTTAGCTTTTACAGCTGCAGGAATTGCGGGTTATATCTTGTCTCAAACATTATTTTCAAGATATGAAAAGCCCAAAAATAATTAA